A single genomic interval of Zobellia nedashkovskayae harbors:
- a CDS encoding HAD family hydrolase codes for MDIKVDEKTVIVFDLDDTLYNELDYLRSAYCAIAKELKPKQWENLFAQMFSMYRNKENVFQYLAATFKVEKELLITLYRNHNPSIIPFQGVLPLLKAIKDKKGKLAIITDGRSKTQRAKLNALGITDYFDKIVISEELGTEKPDAKNYLSIEQTFTGYTCCYIADNVRKDFIAPNKLGWESIGLIDNGRNIHSDSFLYFTKENLPKTFVKRISDIKIT; via the coding sequence ATGGATATAAAGGTTGATGAAAAAACGGTTATCGTTTTTGATTTGGACGATACGCTCTATAACGAATTGGACTATCTAAGGTCTGCTTATTGTGCTATAGCCAAAGAACTGAAACCAAAACAGTGGGAAAATCTTTTTGCCCAAATGTTCTCTATGTACAGAAATAAAGAGAATGTATTCCAATATTTAGCGGCTACTTTTAAAGTTGAAAAAGAGCTATTAATAACGCTGTATCGCAATCATAACCCATCAATCATTCCATTTCAGGGTGTTCTTCCTCTCCTAAAAGCTATTAAAGATAAAAAAGGTAAACTAGCCATAATTACGGATGGCCGAAGCAAAACACAAAGAGCAAAGCTCAATGCTCTCGGCATTACAGACTACTTTGACAAAATAGTAATTTCCGAAGAACTGGGTACTGAGAAACCAGATGCCAAGAATTACCTTTCCATAGAACAGACTTTTACTGGCTATACATGTTGTTATATTGCCGACAATGTTAGAAAGGATTTCATTGCGCCAAATAAACTAGGATGGGAATCTATAGGGCTAATTGATAACGGACGAAACATTCATAGTGATTCGTTTCTTTACTTTACTAAAGAGAACCTTCCCAAGACATTTGTCAAAAGAATTAGTGATATAAAAATCACATAG
- a CDS encoding GNAT family N-acetyltransferase, producing MIEILTERSEWNNIIKTVEHCDFYHTYHYHYLSKGEDETPILIHYEEEGSSIILPLMLRDIEGTSYKDVTSVYGYAGPLCSTKSLNFENTKFKSELKKLFLEQKIVSVFSRLHPYIDHQEEILANIGEISSPGEVVYIDLTLPIDLQRQQYSSRLKTYINKSRKVCSVRKGTSEEDIRAFIDIYYENMRRVNADESYFFNDRYFYQFMLSSFFKTELLLCVIDETNEVIAGAMFIKMDDIVQYHLSGYKEEYLNLNAIKLIIDTMRINATEEGYKYFNLGGGKGVKNDSLFAFKSTFSKNHKPAKFWKYIVNPKVYKDLTEKQKEFLSDSTNDGESNFFPAYRQIPKSH from the coding sequence ATGATTGAAATCTTAACGGAAAGAAGTGAGTGGAACAACATTATAAAAACTGTTGAACACTGTGATTTTTACCACACCTACCACTACCACTATCTCTCAAAAGGAGAAGATGAAACTCCTATACTCATACATTACGAAGAAGAAGGTTCTAGTATAATCTTACCTTTAATGTTAAGAGATATTGAAGGAACAAGCTACAAAGATGTTACCTCAGTTTATGGTTATGCCGGTCCTTTGTGCAGTACTAAAAGTCTTAATTTTGAAAATACAAAGTTTAAAAGCGAGCTAAAAAAACTGTTTTTGGAACAAAAGATTGTTTCCGTTTTTTCTAGGCTTCACCCATATATTGATCATCAAGAAGAAATACTTGCCAATATTGGTGAAATTTCCAGTCCTGGCGAAGTAGTCTATATTGACCTCACCTTACCAATTGATTTACAACGTCAGCAGTATAGCAGTCGTTTAAAGACCTATATTAATAAATCTAGAAAAGTCTGTTCGGTTAGAAAAGGTACTTCAGAAGAAGATATTCGTGCTTTTATAGATATCTATTATGAAAATATGCGCAGGGTAAATGCGGATGAAAGTTACTTTTTCAACGATCGTTACTTCTATCAATTCATGCTTAGTTCTTTTTTCAAGACAGAGCTTCTACTATGTGTTATAGACGAAACCAATGAAGTTATAGCTGGTGCCATGTTCATAAAGATGGATGACATTGTGCAATACCATTTATCCGGCTATAAAGAAGAGTATTTAAATCTTAATGCCATTAAGTTGATTATTGATACGATGCGTATTAATGCAACCGAAGAAGGTTACAAGTATTTTAACCTTGGTGGCGGAAAAGGTGTTAAAAACGATTCACTATTCGCCTTTAAGTCTACATTTTCAAAAAATCACAAGCCCGCCAAATTTTGGAAGTACATTGTAAACCCTAAGGTTTATAAAGATCTTACCGAAAAGCAAAAGGAGTTTCTTTCTGACAGCACCAATGATGGCGAAAGCAATTTTTTTCCAGCGTATCGCCAAATACCCAAATCACATTAA
- a CDS encoding glycosyltransferase, protein MKLSIIIPCYNMELYLQECVDSLLNQKLNPDEYEIIIVNDESKDNTLKIAVDYSKQNDHIKVIDKKNAGVGAARNSGYDLAQGDYVYFLDPDDYLAENTLPVLLKLAIDNDLDILTFKTKSVVEKKHPVSDNLSDQLAPLTIEDGISYVAHRKHQNEIWWYLIKRDFIKNTGIRFIEGKWMEDAILTAELFCQAKRMAHINLDTHRYRILPTSAMRNKSPEHYNKVIYDNANAAHAFDKLILTIPSNHPNAEACIKRLKTRQQSFVFFLMVRLMKSDISVSEIPAMLSDFEKIDAYPLKKFIGEDYHGIGYSCLVFVFNRKPLINPFIKMFRSFYTLTQ, encoded by the coding sequence ATGAAGTTAAGTATAATCATTCCCTGCTACAATATGGAATTATATCTACAAGAATGTGTAGATAGCCTATTGAACCAAAAATTAAATCCTGACGAATACGAAATCATCATCGTTAATGATGAATCTAAAGATAATACTCTTAAAATTGCCGTTGATTACTCCAAGCAAAATGACCATATAAAAGTTATCGACAAAAAAAATGCAGGCGTTGGTGCTGCACGTAACTCGGGTTATGATTTGGCGCAAGGCGACTATGTCTACTTCTTAGACCCTGATGATTATCTTGCCGAAAACACATTACCTGTATTATTAAAATTAGCAATAGATAACGATTTGGACATCCTGACGTTCAAAACGAAGTCTGTTGTAGAAAAAAAACATCCTGTTTCTGATAATTTAAGTGACCAATTGGCCCCACTTACCATTGAGGATGGCATTTCTTACGTAGCCCACAGAAAACATCAAAATGAAATTTGGTGGTATTTGATTAAAAGAGATTTTATTAAAAATACGGGGATACGATTTATTGAGGGTAAATGGATGGAAGATGCTATACTCACGGCAGAACTGTTCTGCCAGGCGAAAAGAATGGCTCATATTAACTTAGACACACATAGGTACCGTATTCTGCCAACATCGGCTATGCGAAATAAAAGTCCTGAACACTATAACAAAGTAATTTACGATAATGCAAATGCAGCTCATGCCTTTGATAAGTTAATCCTAACGATACCTAGTAATCATCCAAATGCAGAAGCCTGTATTAAACGTTTGAAAACAAGACAACAATCGTTTGTTTTTTTTCTTATGGTTCGTTTAATGAAATCAGATATCTCGGTTTCGGAGATTCCGGCAATGTTATCAGACTTTGAAAAAATAGACGCTTACCCATTAAAGAAATTCATAGGAGAAGATTATCACGGAATAGGCTATTCATGCTTGGTTTTCGTATTTAATAGAAAACCTTTGATAAATCCGTTCATAAAGATGTTCCGATCTTTTTATACTTTAACACAATGA
- a CDS encoding glycosyltransferase, giving the protein MALYVLGCRQKCRVIILSKKTSNGWSDLEENLNIVYLPFNSYFVGAIYLLPYLFFKSYGDVSFTFSSQTIINGTLGLAKRLGVIKAKVILRESNSIFQLLSGYKLKIYSLFYAMGYKGSSLVITQTDYMKRQLMEALPALTKKLNIKTISNPFNFDDINTRTGAIDKEYETKKFIVAAGRLAPAKGFDILIEAFKDIAVINNDLDLIILGEGAERNNLNKKIEELGLKERIHMPGYVKNVYAYFKRAEVCVLSSRIEGFPNVLLQMMSQNTAIVATLSAGGIEDIPNIQTCPTENTEKLKSSIINVLQSDTKANKPIFDSFLKSRTQSSFYAQVMESVK; this is encoded by the coding sequence ATGGCGCTCTATGTATTGGGGTGCAGACAGAAATGTCGTGTCATTATATTATCAAAAAAAACTAGTAATGGCTGGAGCGATCTAGAAGAAAACCTTAATATCGTTTATCTTCCCTTCAATTCATATTTTGTTGGTGCGATCTACCTCCTACCCTATCTATTCTTTAAAAGTTATGGAGATGTATCCTTTACTTTCTCATCTCAGACCATAATAAACGGTACCTTAGGCTTAGCCAAAAGATTAGGCGTTATCAAAGCCAAAGTTATTCTAAGGGAATCCAATTCTATATTTCAACTTTTAAGCGGTTATAAACTAAAAATTTATTCTCTCTTTTATGCTATGGGGTATAAAGGCTCATCTTTGGTGATTACACAAACCGACTATATGAAAAGGCAGCTTATGGAAGCACTCCCTGCTTTAACAAAAAAGCTGAACATCAAAACTATTTCTAACCCCTTCAATTTTGATGATATTAATACAAGAACCGGAGCTATAGACAAAGAATATGAAACTAAAAAGTTCATTGTTGCCGCCGGAAGGTTGGCTCCCGCAAAAGGTTTTGATATTCTTATAGAAGCGTTCAAAGATATAGCTGTAATCAACAACGACTTAGACTTAATTATTCTTGGTGAAGGTGCGGAAAGGAATAATCTTAATAAAAAAATTGAAGAATTAGGTTTGAAAGAAAGGATTCATATGCCCGGTTATGTAAAAAACGTATACGCGTACTTTAAAAGAGCCGAGGTTTGTGTGTTATCTTCTCGTATTGAAGGGTTCCCAAACGTACTTTTACAGATGATGTCTCAAAACACAGCTATAGTTGCAACCTTAAGTGCTGGTGGTATTGAAGACATTCCAAACATCCAAACATGCCCTACTGAAAATACGGAAAAACTAAAAAGTAGTATAATTAATGTACTCCAAAGTGATACCAAAGCCAATAAACCTATATTTGATTCGTTCTTAAAGTCAAGAACACAGTCTTCATTCTATGCTCAAGTAATGGAATCTGTTAAATAA
- a CDS encoding ATP-grasp domain-containing protein produces the protein MNILISSAGRRVSLVRAFQKELKKLYPEGKVYASDADPTLSGACQIADGYFKVPFVTHPDYFNVLIKECKSRNIGLLIPTIDTELLPLAQNRLLLENNGIVPVVASTDFVSKCRDKRQIHKFFEEHNVAVAKEFTKKDYTLPLFIKPIDGSRSVDTYLIKDQKDLTDYHFENDKLMFLEYLDHDVYNEFTCDLYYGKDNKLKCVVPRKRIEVRDGEVYKALTVKNLLVNYIKKNLGTVNGAVGCLTAQFFVHSIEDKIRAIEINPRFGGGYPLSYLSGANYPKWIIEEFAQGKQIEESFDCWEKDLLMIRYDDEILVHGYKG, from the coding sequence ATGAATATCCTCATCTCTTCTGCCGGTAGGCGCGTGTCTCTGGTTAGAGCATTTCAAAAAGAACTTAAAAAGCTATATCCTGAAGGAAAGGTTTATGCTTCTGATGCAGACCCAACCCTTTCAGGTGCATGCCAAATAGCCGATGGCTATTTTAAAGTACCCTTTGTTACCCATCCAGACTATTTTAATGTTTTAATAAAAGAATGTAAAAGCCGTAATATAGGCTTACTGATTCCAACTATAGATACGGAACTATTGCCATTGGCACAAAATAGGTTGCTTCTGGAAAATAATGGAATCGTTCCTGTTGTAGCTTCAACTGATTTTGTTAGTAAATGCAGAGATAAAAGGCAAATCCACAAATTTTTTGAAGAACATAACGTTGCCGTAGCTAAAGAGTTTACTAAAAAAGACTATACCCTACCTCTATTTATCAAACCAATTGATGGTAGTAGAAGTGTAGATACATATCTAATAAAAGACCAAAAAGACCTGACTGATTACCATTTTGAAAATGATAAACTAATGTTCTTGGAATATCTTGATCATGATGTTTACAACGAGTTTACTTGTGACCTGTATTACGGTAAAGACAACAAGTTAAAATGTGTGGTACCCCGTAAGAGAATTGAAGTTAGGGATGGTGAGGTTTATAAGGCTTTAACCGTAAAAAATCTTCTCGTTAATTATATTAAGAAGAATCTAGGGACCGTAAATGGCGCTGTAGGGTGTCTTACCGCTCAGTTTTTTGTACATAGTATAGAAGATAAGATCCGCGCTATTGAAATAAACCCAAGGTTTGGTGGTGGTTATCCCCTATCCTATCTATCGGGTGCCAATTATCCAAAATGGATTATAGAAGAATTTGCTCAAGGAAAACAAATAGAAGAAAGTTTTGATTGTTGGGAAAAAGACCTTCTTATGATTAGATACGATGACGAAATTTTAGTACATGGATATAAAGGTTGA
- a CDS encoding MBOAT family O-acyltransferase, with product MKIQNLLVIVASYVFYGWWDWRFLILIFFSTVLDFLVGQQIFKNQDNKQKAKYWLWVSVAFNLGLLGFFKYFNFFIDSFIESVNALGYNIKSVWTLRIILPVGISFYTFQTMSYSFDIYYKKLKPNKNFVSFAAFVAFFPQLVAGPIERASNLLNQINTRRVFKYEQATSGLKLILWGFFKKLVIADSLAPIVDDIFTNYTDYSASSLILGVSLFSFQVYGDFSGYTDIAIGTAKLFGVELMSNFKFPNFSRNIAEYWQRWHISLSTWFRHYLYIPMGGSRVSKLKSLRNIAAIFLVSGLWHGANWTFVFWGGIHALLYIPVFLMGRNRVYADNVLAERTWLPSITEIFQVLLTFSLVTFSRIFFRSPSLSYSFDFIKQIGNKFYYEPYMHPMGYRMLDFYLLVALFIVYEYLIRRDERNPFKFSSPIVRFLLYTLVIMSILLFYDDGVNRSFIYFQF from the coding sequence TTGAAGATTCAAAATCTATTGGTTATAGTTGCCAGTTATGTCTTCTATGGCTGGTGGGACTGGCGTTTTCTTATTCTTATCTTTTTCAGTACCGTCTTAGATTTTTTGGTTGGTCAGCAAATTTTCAAGAATCAAGATAACAAACAGAAAGCTAAATATTGGCTGTGGGTCAGTGTGGCTTTCAATTTAGGACTTCTAGGCTTCTTTAAATACTTCAACTTCTTTATTGATTCATTTATTGAGTCCGTAAACGCGTTAGGGTATAACATAAAAAGTGTCTGGACGCTCCGTATCATTCTGCCTGTGGGTATCTCGTTCTACACATTTCAGACCATGTCATATTCATTTGACATTTATTACAAAAAACTTAAACCTAACAAAAATTTTGTTTCGTTTGCGGCTTTTGTGGCTTTCTTTCCACAGCTGGTTGCAGGACCTATTGAGCGGGCTTCCAATTTATTGAACCAAATTAATACACGCCGTGTTTTCAAATACGAACAGGCTACAAGTGGTTTAAAATTAATTCTATGGGGCTTTTTCAAAAAACTAGTTATAGCAGATTCGCTGGCACCTATTGTAGATGATATTTTCACCAATTATACAGATTACTCTGCCTCTTCCTTAATTTTGGGCGTATCACTATTTAGCTTTCAGGTATACGGAGATTTTAGTGGTTACACAGATATTGCAATAGGTACGGCCAAACTCTTTGGAGTAGAACTGATGTCTAACTTTAAGTTTCCCAACTTTTCACGGAATATTGCCGAGTATTGGCAAAGGTGGCATATATCGCTCAGCACCTGGTTTAGGCACTATCTATATATTCCTATGGGAGGTTCCCGAGTGAGCAAATTAAAATCATTGAGAAACATTGCCGCTATTTTCTTAGTAAGTGGACTATGGCATGGGGCAAATTGGACTTTTGTTTTCTGGGGAGGAATTCACGCTCTACTCTATATTCCAGTATTTTTAATGGGAAGAAATAGGGTCTACGCTGATAATGTTCTTGCCGAGCGCACATGGCTTCCTAGTATTACAGAAATTTTTCAGGTACTTCTAACGTTCTCTTTAGTCACTTTTTCAAGAATATTTTTTAGGTCTCCATCTTTATCCTATTCTTTTGATTTTATTAAGCAGATAGGAAATAAATTTTATTACGAACCCTACATGCACCCCATGGGGTATAGAATGTTAGACTTTTATTTATTGGTAGCCCTCTTTATCGTCTATGAATATTTGATTAGAAGAGATGAGCGAAATCCATTTAAATTCAGCTCTCCAATAGTTCGGTTTTTATTATATACGCTAGTAATTATGAGTATATTATTGTTCTATGATGATGGCGTAAACCGTTCATTTATTTATTTCCAATTTTAA
- a CDS encoding sugar transferase, which yields MYKDFLKRVLDFLIALFGLIVAGPILVFVIVFLAVSNQGDVFFVQKRPGKNEKIFKIFKFKTMNDKKDENGNLLPDEVRLTSIGKFIRKTSLDELPQLLNVLKGEMSLIGPRPLLVSYLPLYNETQKKRHLVRPGITGWAQVNGRNAIAWDKKFEYDVWYVKNLSFLLDLKIILLTVQKVLKSDGISSDSSATMEVFTGNSKI from the coding sequence ATGTATAAAGATTTTTTAAAAAGGGTTTTAGATTTTTTAATAGCACTATTTGGCTTAATAGTAGCTGGCCCCATACTAGTATTCGTTATAGTCTTCTTAGCTGTATCCAACCAAGGAGACGTTTTCTTTGTCCAAAAGAGACCAGGTAAGAATGAGAAGATTTTTAAAATCTTCAAATTTAAGACCATGAATGATAAAAAAGATGAAAACGGAAATTTACTTCCAGATGAAGTAAGACTTACATCTATAGGGAAATTCATTAGAAAAACATCTCTTGACGAATTGCCTCAATTATTAAATGTTCTAAAGGGCGAAATGAGTCTTATTGGACCTAGACCGCTTTTAGTATCCTACCTACCCCTATACAATGAAACACAGAAGAAAAGGCATTTAGTTAGGCCAGGTATCACTGGTTGGGCGCAAGTAAATGGCCGAAATGCCATAGCATGGGATAAAAAATTTGAATATGATGTTTGGTATGTTAAAAACCTATCTTTTTTGTTAGATTTGAAAATAATTCTTTTAACAGTTCAGAAGGTTCTTAAAAGTGACGGAATTAGTTCGGATTCAAGCGCTACAATGGAAGTTTTTACAGGAAATAGTAAAATATGA
- a CDS encoding GNAT family N-acetyltransferase, producing MIQNNPFLSDTYTSIWSKHFDQSKKSIKFNFLKNIGFYRHASLPLYVNSGKTLTKGMDYSLDSEQYSEDYKNKVFLIYDVPAYFNTKWQAPSDSTLKLYRSKQYPGFSVELGQLSNFNEYMLATFSKSSRYKLNKYKKRFEACFEVSYKMYYGEITKEEYDVVFDSFKELLTKRFDDKQITNNNLDPEEWQFYYDVAYPLILENKASLFVIYDGAKPIGVTLSYHSNTVLFDAITVFDIDYAKFHLGSVTIMKLIEYCISEKIEVFDFSKGYFDYKTRWSNKTYDFDYHILYDSASFTSKALAFGLKSFFDFKQKLRDKNVNERLHRFTYKLKNRKAEVKTAETQFKFDDISTEPIPNELVEIDLNLNENHKIKTLAFEFLYLNDECSINLKAFTDADNQYYFIGKTKKVKVSAT from the coding sequence TTGATACAAAATAACCCATTTTTATCGGATACCTACACTTCTATTTGGTCAAAACATTTTGATCAGAGCAAGAAATCCATTAAGTTTAATTTTCTTAAAAACATTGGTTTTTACAGACATGCAAGCCTACCGCTATACGTCAATTCAGGAAAAACCTTAACCAAGGGCATGGATTATAGTTTAGATTCTGAGCAATATTCAGAGGACTATAAGAACAAGGTATTCCTGATTTATGACGTACCTGCTTATTTTAATACTAAATGGCAAGCACCTTCTGATTCTACCTTAAAACTCTACCGATCAAAGCAGTATCCTGGTTTTTCTGTTGAGCTAGGACAATTAAGCAATTTTAACGAGTATATGCTCGCTACTTTCAGCAAGAGCAGTAGGTATAAACTTAACAAATACAAAAAACGATTTGAGGCTTGTTTTGAGGTTTCGTATAAAATGTACTACGGCGAAATTACCAAAGAGGAGTATGATGTTGTTTTTGACTCATTTAAGGAATTGCTTACCAAGCGCTTTGATGACAAACAAATAACCAATAACAATCTTGATCCGGAAGAATGGCAGTTTTATTATGACGTTGCCTATCCTTTAATTCTAGAAAACAAAGCTTCATTATTCGTTATTTATGACGGAGCAAAGCCTATTGGCGTTACCCTAAGCTACCATTCAAATACCGTTCTTTTTGATGCAATCACTGTTTTTGATATTGATTACGCTAAATTTCATTTGGGTTCTGTTACTATCATGAAATTGATTGAATATTGCATATCCGAAAAAATAGAAGTCTTTGATTTTTCTAAAGGCTACTTTGATTACAAGACAAGATGGTCCAATAAAACCTATGATTTTGATTATCATATTTTATATGATTCAGCCTCCTTTACATCTAAAGCATTGGCCTTTGGTTTAAAGTCTTTTTTTGATTTTAAACAAAAACTGCGAGATAAAAATGTAAATGAAAGGCTACATCGGTTTACTTATAAACTTAAGAATCGTAAAGCAGAAGTTAAGACAGCTGAAACCCAATTTAAGTTTGATGATATCTCTACAGAACCAATCCCAAATGAACTTGTAGAAATAGATTTGAACTTAAATGAAAACCATAAAATAAAAACCCTAGCATTTGAGTTCTTATACCTGAACGATGAATGTTCTATAAATCTCAAGGCTTTTACAGATGCTGATAATCAATACTATTTTATAGGGAAGACTAAAAAAGTAAAGGTCTCTGCAACGTAG
- a CDS encoding glycosyltransferase family 4 protein: MNTNKNILILCSASFSLSNFRGDLIKHLLSKGFKVYCGGPDFEESTLNLVRDLGGIPIPFHLQRTGLNPLSDYNTIQELKNLMTEHKIDILFPYTIKPVIYGSFAAKKLGIPVISLITGLGFTFSRVTTKAKVLQSVTEFLYRKALKSNKAVIFQNSDDLQLFKNHKIVAENQSLHVVNGSGINLEKFAFKPRKHSLNSAVKFVLVARLMKEKGVELLMNAARQLKPQYPNSEFHIIGEPPENSSSAVSKKELEELNENGTIVYHGKSMNVAKAISELDIFVLPTYYREGVPRSILEALSSGMPIITTMQPGCKETVLDGKNGFLIAPKEEKPLVEAIKYFLDNPEQIEIMGQESRKLAENKFDVNLINNDILSIIKEHA; encoded by the coding sequence ATGAATACCAACAAAAATATACTTATCCTCTGCTCCGCGTCGTTTTCTTTGAGTAATTTTAGGGGAGACCTAATTAAACACTTGTTAAGCAAAGGCTTCAAGGTATACTGTGGTGGACCTGACTTTGAGGAAAGCACATTAAATTTGGTTAGAGATTTAGGAGGCATTCCTATTCCTTTTCATTTGCAACGAACTGGTTTAAATCCCTTAAGTGATTATAATACAATTCAAGAATTAAAAAACTTGATGACAGAGCACAAAATAGATATTCTTTTTCCATACACCATTAAACCGGTAATTTACGGTTCATTCGCTGCCAAAAAACTTGGTATTCCGGTAATTTCGCTTATAACTGGTTTAGGCTTCACTTTTAGTAGGGTCACCACAAAGGCAAAAGTATTACAATCAGTAACTGAATTCTTGTATCGTAAAGCTTTAAAGAGTAATAAGGCCGTTATTTTCCAAAACTCAGATGATCTTCAGCTTTTTAAAAACCATAAAATTGTTGCTGAAAATCAATCGTTACATGTTGTAAACGGTTCTGGTATCAATCTAGAGAAATTTGCTTTTAAACCAAGGAAGCATTCATTAAACAGTGCTGTAAAGTTTGTTCTTGTAGCCAGGTTAATGAAAGAAAAAGGTGTTGAACTGCTTATGAACGCAGCTAGACAATTAAAACCTCAATATCCCAATTCAGAATTTCATATCATTGGTGAACCTCCAGAAAATAGTAGTTCTGCCGTGTCTAAGAAAGAACTTGAGGAGCTAAATGAAAATGGAACTATTGTCTATCACGGAAAATCCATGAATGTTGCGAAAGCTATTTCAGAATTAGACATCTTTGTTTTACCTACCTATTACAGGGAGGGAGTACCAAGATCTATTCTTGAAGCACTATCTAGCGGGATGCCCATAATAACCACAATGCAACCCGGATGTAAAGAAACGGTTCTTGATGGTAAAAACGGTTTTTTGATTGCTCCTAAAGAAGAAAAGCCTCTTGTAGAAGCTATAAAATACTTTTTAGATAACCCAGAACAGATTGAGATTATGGGACAAGAAAGCAGAAAATTAGCAGAAAATAAGTTTGATGTAAATCTGATTAATAATGATATTTTAAGTATAATAAAAGAACACGCATAA
- a CDS encoding GNAT family N-acetyltransferase codes for MQNKYTDEIVFNNANNEEFQLPETAFVVKDVPDYFKVTTKELPKNIKRQTLIQYPGFLINFKNVSSLSDYLNERFGKSSRYKLRREQKKLEQCFDIRYEMYFGTIDKNEYDFIMDEFYRLLELRSLEKGIKDNVNLTTQHFYRANVYQMILDKKASFYIIYNGKMPIDICLNFHMKDVIFQYIRTYDIDYSKFNTGYTDLMKQIEWCIANQIKLITFSKGDFYWKRRWCNTVYDYHYHIFFKKSSISGRLKAKSYYLAKVMKQYVREKGLIEKYHEFMVKSNRSKKVAEDLSSIQHKSIHYETDIKNIEAIDYKNEKFDFLRRTIYDFLYESDEKQSEIAVYSILDQPKSYLIIGKKSKAVLSNTSNMTIL; via the coding sequence TTGCAAAATAAGTATACAGATGAAATTGTTTTCAACAACGCCAATAACGAAGAATTTCAACTTCCCGAAACGGCTTTCGTGGTTAAAGACGTGCCCGATTATTTTAAGGTAACTACAAAAGAACTTCCAAAAAACATAAAGCGTCAGACCTTAATTCAATATCCTGGTTTTCTTATAAATTTTAAGAATGTATCCTCTTTAAGTGATTATCTAAATGAACGCTTTGGGAAATCTAGTCGCTATAAGTTACGTCGTGAGCAAAAAAAGCTAGAGCAGTGTTTTGACATTCGCTATGAAATGTATTTTGGTACGATAGATAAAAATGAGTATGATTTTATAATGGACGAATTCTATCGCTTATTAGAATTACGTTCGCTAGAAAAAGGAATCAAAGACAACGTAAATCTGACTACACAGCATTTTTATAGAGCTAATGTCTATCAAATGATTCTTGATAAAAAGGCTTCTTTTTACATTATTTACAATGGTAAAATGCCCATTGACATCTGTCTTAATTTTCACATGAAAGATGTCATTTTTCAGTATATACGTACGTATGACATAGATTATTCTAAATTCAATACGGGTTACACAGATCTAATGAAACAAATAGAATGGTGTATTGCTAACCAAATTAAACTCATAACGTTTTCTAAAGGCGACTTCTACTGGAAAAGACGGTGGTGTAATACGGTTTATGATTACCATTACCATATATTTTTCAAAAAGAGTTCTATCAGCGGACGGTTAAAAGCCAAATCATACTATTTAGCCAAAGTGATGAAACAATATGTAAGAGAAAAAGGACTGATTGAGAAATATCATGAATTCATGGTAAAAAGTAACCGTTCTAAAAAAGTTGCTGAAGATTTATCTAGTATTCAGCATAAGAGCATACACTACGAAACAGATATAAAAAATATTGAAGCCATAGATTACAAGAATGAGAAATTCGATTTTCTAAGGCGGACTATTTACGATTTCCTTTATGAAAGTGACGAAAAACAGTCTGAAATTGCTGTTTATTCAATTTTGGATCAACCGAAATCCTACTTAATTATAGGAAAAAAGAGTAAAGCGGTGCTTTCTAATACTTCGAATATGACAATTCTGTAA